The Sorangiineae bacterium MSr11367 genome window below encodes:
- a CDS encoding HEAT repeat domain-containing protein has protein sequence MRPKILATMLGAFVACAALMSGRDARSDASPGPANAATVYGNIPPDQIEFLSSPERIKSIASSGSPAAIWETLEHGEKVECLECISSIAPLLYDRNAETREIAAWWLRRRIFGVFGPGEVYEQTLKTLQGDADPKRRAYAAEALGEFLAKPGIAACGAALTGDSDPTVRAAAAGALGRLHDDAGGALGKALGDADARVKIAVLGAAPRINGWTGTPAVAKLTTDADALVRRRAVQVLDTLQAKESVASVVLLAKSDPDPEVRLSACHALGTFHDAVARPVLEEIAASDSSTFVRDQARIALRRL, from the coding sequence ATGCGACCGAAAATCCTCGCGACCATGTTGGGCGCCTTCGTCGCGTGCGCGGCGTTGATGAGCGGGCGCGATGCGCGAAGCGACGCCTCGCCCGGTCCGGCCAATGCGGCGACCGTGTACGGGAACATCCCGCCCGATCAGATCGAGTTTCTCTCGTCGCCCGAGCGCATCAAGAGCATCGCCTCCTCGGGTTCGCCGGCGGCCATTTGGGAGACGCTGGAGCACGGCGAAAAGGTGGAGTGCCTCGAGTGCATTTCATCCATCGCGCCGCTGCTTTACGACCGGAACGCCGAGACGCGTGAAATCGCCGCGTGGTGGCTGCGCCGGCGCATCTTCGGCGTGTTCGGCCCGGGCGAGGTGTACGAGCAGACCTTGAAGACGCTCCAGGGCGATGCCGATCCGAAACGGCGCGCCTACGCGGCGGAGGCCCTCGGCGAATTTTTGGCCAAACCGGGCATCGCCGCCTGCGGTGCGGCGCTCACGGGCGATTCGGATCCGACGGTGCGCGCAGCGGCTGCCGGGGCGCTCGGGCGGCTTCACGATGACGCGGGCGGTGCGCTGGGCAAGGCGTTGGGCGATGCCGATGCGCGCGTGAAGATCGCGGTGCTCGGTGCGGCGCCGCGCATCAACGGGTGGACGGGCACACCGGCGGTGGCCAAGTTGACGACGGACGCGGATGCGCTCGTGCGCCGCCGGGCGGTGCAGGTGCTGGACACCTTGCAGGCCAAAGAGAGCGTGGCCAGCGTCGTTTTGCTGGCCAAGTCGGACCCGGATCCCGAGGTGCGCCTTTCCGCGTGCCACGCACTGGGGACCTTCCACGATGCGGTGGCGCGACCGGTGCTCGAGGAAATCGCGGCGAGCGATTCGAGCACCTTCGTGCGCGATCAAGCGCGCATCGCCCTCCGGCGGTTGTAA
- a CDS encoding PaaI family thioesterase: MPSLDPEQLDPYTFGESQPCFGCSPNHPIGFRLRFSKIGDDTVQTTFLPGEVHQGPPGIMHGGLVTTLADEIAAWAVIGCLGKFGFTANLQGKFHHPVRIGAPIEGTGRIVRNGHRVIVVDVELAQSGLKPYTGQFTFAVLDKAGTERLLQRPLPDGWEKFGR; this comes from the coding sequence ATGCCTTCCCTCGATCCCGAACAGCTCGATCCCTATACGTTCGGAGAGTCCCAGCCTTGTTTCGGGTGCAGCCCGAATCATCCCATCGGGTTTCGGCTGCGTTTTTCCAAGATTGGCGACGATACGGTCCAAACGACGTTTCTGCCGGGCGAGGTGCATCAAGGGCCGCCCGGCATCATGCACGGCGGCCTCGTCACCACCTTGGCCGACGAGATTGCGGCGTGGGCGGTGATCGGCTGTCTGGGCAAGTTCGGTTTCACGGCCAACCTGCAGGGCAAGTTCCACCATCCCGTGCGCATTGGCGCGCCCATCGAGGGGACCGGGCGCATCGTGCGCAATGGCCATCGGGTCATCGTGGTCGACGTCGAGCTCGCGCAATCGGGGCTGAAGCCGTACACCGGGCAGTTCACCTTCGCGGTGCTCGACAAGGCGGGTACGGAGCGCCTTCTGCAGCGGCCCCTGCCCGACGGCTGGGAGAAGTTCGGCCGCTAG